TAAACTGGGTACAAAAAACTAAGCCCTCCTAAAAAAGGACATCTAATTATTTGTTCCCGCTATCAAATTGACAGTTTATTTAAGAATACCTTGCCGCATATTTATTAACTCCTTTTAAATAGATACTTAAATAATAGCACGTAAGAGCATATTTGTCAAGGAATCTCCAATTTTTTATCAAAGAGAGTACGTGATTACAAAATAGCTGTAATAATGTACCAATATTTGTTATTCTATAATCTTCCAATTACTCCCGTTCTTTTCAAGTACCAAATCAAATTGAGATACCTGCGTTGCTTTGGTCTGCTGGTCGATATACTCCACTGTCAGCGATACCGTGACTTGATTATCCTTACGATTGTGAATAGGATTTACCAGTTCTTGAAAGATGTACTCTTTTCCGATTGGTTTTAATATCCCGTCATTCACATAGTAGGAAAGTTCACTGGCTGTCGCTGTAGGATAGAGCTTGAAGAACGTCGTTAAAAACTCATTGATTTCATTGGTTGTAATGGAATCAACCGTCCCCTCACTTTCAATGGCTTTTGGTTTATAACTTGATTTCTTAGGTATGTTGGTAATGGTCGGATTCTTAACCAGTACCATATTTCCAGAACCATCTACATAGACACTCACTATATAAGCAGAGTGGACGGTCTTTGTATTTTCTCCCTCTGTAATGAGCTGGTCTACACTGTAGGTTACATTAAACTCATTGTCGCCAGTTGGCTCTACCGTCCATATCTGAAATCCTCTTACAGAAGACGATACAGGAATATCTTTGCGTACTGTATCAACATTGAGAGCTTGAAGTTCATCTGTCAGATAGCCTTTTAGACTTTCCATTCGATTATCAATGGACTTATCGGATTGCTCCCATGAATAGTAGACTTTCGCAAAGTTCTCTACAAAATTTT
Above is a genomic segment from Streptococcus mitis containing:
- a CDS encoding conjugal transfer protein; amino-acid sequence: MRKEDLMMKFRKNQNKEKQIPKEKKPRVYKVNPHKKVVIALWVLLGLSFSFAIFKHFTAIDTHTIHETTIIEKEYVDTHHVENFVENFAKVYYSWEQSDKSIDNRMESLKGYLTDELQALNVDTVRKDIPVSSSVRGFQIWTVEPTGDNEFNVTYSVDQLITEGENTKTVHSAYIVSVYVDGSGNMVLVKNPTITNIPKKSSYKPKAIESEGTVDSITTNEINEFLTTFFKLYPTATASELSYYVNDGILKPIGKEYIFQELVNPIHNRKDNQVTVSLTVEYIDQQTKATQVSQFDLVLEKNGSNWKIIE